A single genomic interval of Terriglobus albidus harbors:
- a CDS encoding substrate-binding domain-containing protein, with protein MGPLKQVERRSNMQTSRRSDRNESQTVLRACEVLKAFKSLGEELTLLEVMERAQLPKTTAFRLLRTLIHGGLLERVGAGVYRNRFGPVTGRRYRIGFATQGVTEFSQEVLRSIETVAARENVDLITVDNRYSAREALRNADFLIREGVDLVLEFQTYERVAPAIASKFLEAKTPVIAIEVPHPGATYFGANNYKAGVIAGKALGRWANDNWNGRVDRVVLMELPIAGSLLELRGTGFLHGLQSELPEIASASVVHLNGRGDFEQVQEMLRKYLRRARAKRTLVGTVNDICALAAVRVWEEFGAEKTCAVASQNATPEARAELRRLGTRLIGSVAYFPERYGNYVIPLALNLLRNKPVAPAVFVKHQFLTPKNVDLVYPLDTGAKLRRPRLNA; from the coding sequence ATGGGTCCGTTGAAGCAGGTGGAGCGTCGATCAAATATGCAGACGAGCCGCCGCAGTGATCGCAACGAGTCACAGACCGTCCTTCGTGCATGTGAGGTACTGAAGGCATTCAAGAGTCTTGGAGAAGAGCTCACGCTTCTGGAGGTGATGGAACGCGCCCAACTTCCCAAGACCACGGCCTTCCGGTTGCTGCGTACTCTGATCCATGGGGGCTTGCTGGAGCGCGTCGGCGCCGGCGTCTATCGCAATCGCTTCGGCCCCGTTACAGGACGCAGATATCGAATTGGGTTTGCCACGCAGGGAGTAACCGAGTTCTCTCAAGAAGTGTTGCGCAGTATTGAGACTGTCGCAGCGAGGGAGAATGTAGACCTCATCACGGTAGACAACCGCTACTCCGCGCGCGAAGCGCTGCGCAATGCCGACTTTCTGATCCGCGAAGGTGTAGACCTTGTCCTGGAGTTCCAGACCTATGAGCGCGTGGCTCCGGCTATCGCTTCCAAGTTTCTGGAAGCAAAGACGCCGGTCATTGCCATCGAGGTTCCGCACCCTGGAGCTACCTACTTTGGCGCCAATAACTACAAGGCTGGTGTCATCGCCGGAAAGGCCCTGGGACGCTGGGCCAACGATAACTGGAATGGCCGCGTGGACCGCGTCGTTTTGATGGAGCTTCCCATTGCCGGTTCGCTGCTTGAGTTGCGCGGTACCGGCTTTCTGCATGGCCTTCAGTCCGAACTCCCGGAGATCGCCTCTGCATCTGTTGTTCATCTGAATGGCCGTGGAGATTTTGAACAGGTGCAAGAGATGCTGCGGAAGTATCTGCGTAGAGCCCGTGCGAAACGTACACTCGTCGGCACCGTCAACGACATCTGCGCCCTGGCGGCTGTTCGCGTATGGGAAGAGTTTGGTGCTGAGAAGACCTGTGCCGTTGCCAGCCAGAACGCCACGCCTGAGGCGCGGGCTGAACTCCGTCGTCTGGGAACGCGGCTCATTGGTTCGGTCGCGTACTTCCCAGAGAGGTATGGCAACTACGTCATTCCTCTGGCGCTGAATCTTCTTCGGAATAAACCGGTTGCTCCGGCAGTGTTCGTAAAGCACCAGTTTTTGACCCCGAAGAATGTCGATCTGGTCTATCCGCTGGACACCGGAGCGAAGCTCAGGCGCCCTCGATTGAATGCGTAG
- a CDS encoding four-carbon acid sugar kinase family protein, translated as MRDPLLYTYYGDDFTGSTDVLEQLARGGIPSALFLAPPTVEDLALVPGLRAYGIAGESRSQSPEWMKQNLPTVFRSLQAAGAPITHYKVCSTFDSSPQIGSIGCAMEIGREIFQGHMVPIVVGAPHLRRYVWRRRLYAAGPDGRVLRIDRHPMSRHPVTPMCEADLRRHLCAQTTLRIDHVDYRNIRRGDDFTAFAKAEAAGADAVLFDTVRSPELSAIGRLLWQVARQRQRFAVGSSGLTAALVEAWRDMGLDSALRSDTLLPPKTRRPLLVLSGSCSVATERQLRWALAHDFVGIALHPEELLEDTNRQHVIVAQAIQSIRQGRDTVLYSAMGAVSGPASGSSLGELLGIMMRQIAQATNISRVLLCGGDTSSHAVRQLGLRALTWQANLHIGVPLCRTHGALDIELALKGGQMGDDDFFQVVRDA; from the coding sequence GCTCCGCCGACGGTCGAGGATCTGGCATTGGTGCCGGGGCTCCGCGCTTATGGAATCGCCGGAGAGAGCCGTTCTCAATCACCGGAGTGGATGAAGCAAAACCTTCCCACGGTCTTCCGTTCGTTGCAGGCGGCGGGCGCTCCCATCACGCACTATAAGGTTTGCTCCACCTTCGATTCGTCACCGCAGATCGGGAGTATCGGTTGTGCGATGGAGATCGGTCGAGAGATCTTTCAAGGACACATGGTCCCCATCGTTGTGGGTGCTCCTCATCTTCGCCGTTATGTGTGGCGAAGGCGCTTGTATGCTGCCGGACCCGACGGCAGGGTCTTGCGCATCGATCGGCACCCAATGAGCCGGCACCCTGTGACTCCAATGTGTGAAGCGGACTTGCGGAGACATCTCTGTGCACAGACGACGCTGCGGATAGACCATGTGGACTACCGAAACATTCGCAGAGGAGATGACTTCACCGCCTTTGCGAAAGCTGAAGCTGCAGGTGCGGATGCCGTTCTCTTTGATACGGTGCGCTCACCCGAGTTGAGTGCGATAGGCAGGCTTCTCTGGCAAGTCGCGAGGCAACGGCAGAGGTTTGCCGTTGGAAGCTCGGGTCTGACTGCTGCGTTGGTCGAGGCGTGGCGCGATATGGGGCTGGATTCCGCTCTTAGATCAGACACACTTTTACCACCGAAAACGCGGAGACCTCTCCTGGTTTTGAGCGGCTCCTGCTCTGTCGCTACAGAACGGCAACTGCGATGGGCACTCGCACATGACTTCGTCGGCATTGCACTCCATCCAGAGGAGCTTCTAGAAGATACAAATCGTCAGCACGTCATCGTTGCCCAGGCCATTCAATCCATACGACAAGGCAGGGACACGGTGCTCTATAGCGCGATGGGGGCGGTCAGTGGGCCGGCATCGGGCTCAAGCCTCGGCGAGCTCCTCGGCATCATGATGCGCCAGATTGCGCAGGCCACTAACATCTCACGCGTTCTCCTCTGCGGTGGCGATACCAGCTCGCACGCGGTTCGGCAGCTTGGACTCAGGGCGCTTACCTGGCAGGCGAATCTTCATATCGGCGTTCCTCTTTGCCGCACGCATGGCGCACTCGACATTGAACTTGCGCTCAAGGGCGGACAGATGGGTGATGACGATTTCTTCCAGGTCGTGCGTGACGCATAA
- a CDS encoding FG-GAP repeat domain-containing protein, which yields MTKPVLRRYFNVMKVGSPGWVMFAAVLLAQTQPAARPVLRSFDRVLLLEEKGETSAGVSVGDLNGDGLPDIVLGKGRHWPLFNRVLLNDGHSGFIANNLGTAPDRTYSAALADVDGDGHLDIIVSNDAPDRKLVYLNDGKGDFTEAGTFGSPNWATRYVTLADLNGDGYPDIVAANRGDYPDLVDGKPGKGPQNPTPSYVCLNDGKGHFPACEALPTESATSIVAADLDGDGAIDLFVPHRDGGQSIVLWNDGKGHFPVSSKVGATNAWIRMGAAGDLNGDGRLDLAIIDEHLKASFILFNRGKRQFGEPVRLPGPDRPPYCLAIADLNRDKRPDIIVGYVELPGSVFFNTGKGRTFHEVPWNDGKGTVYGLAFADFDGDGWPEIVAARSDAPNGIWFNTKPIGGR from the coding sequence ATGACTAAGCCTGTTCTTCGCCGATACTTCAACGTTATGAAGGTAGGCTCGCCAGGTTGGGTGATGTTCGCAGCGGTTCTGTTGGCCCAAACGCAACCGGCGGCACGCCCGGTCCTGCGTTCTTTCGATCGCGTTCTACTGCTTGAAGAGAAGGGCGAAACCTCCGCCGGCGTCAGTGTGGGCGACCTCAACGGAGACGGCCTACCGGATATCGTTCTTGGCAAAGGGCGGCATTGGCCACTCTTCAATCGGGTCCTATTGAACGATGGCCATAGCGGCTTTATCGCCAATAACCTGGGAACTGCGCCCGACCGCACCTATTCCGCGGCGCTGGCCGATGTCGATGGCGACGGCCACCTGGACATCATAGTCAGCAACGACGCACCCGATCGCAAACTTGTCTACCTGAATGACGGCAAAGGAGACTTCACCGAGGCCGGTACATTTGGCAGCCCCAACTGGGCGACGCGTTACGTGACCCTGGCCGACCTGAACGGCGACGGCTACCCGGACATCGTGGCCGCCAACCGCGGCGACTATCCGGACCTGGTGGACGGGAAACCCGGAAAAGGCCCACAGAATCCCACTCCGAGTTACGTCTGCCTCAACGACGGCAAAGGCCATTTTCCCGCATGCGAAGCGCTTCCGACAGAATCGGCAACATCCATCGTTGCGGCGGATCTTGACGGCGATGGAGCAATCGATCTCTTCGTACCTCATCGTGACGGCGGCCAAAGCATCGTACTTTGGAACGACGGCAAGGGACACTTCCCGGTCTCGAGCAAAGTCGGCGCCACTAACGCCTGGATTCGCATGGGCGCAGCCGGCGATCTCAACGGCGATGGGCGGTTGGATCTGGCGATCATCGATGAACACCTGAAGGCTTCCTTCATTCTTTTCAATCGCGGCAAACGCCAGTTCGGAGAACCTGTCAGGCTTCCCGGCCCCGATCGGCCGCCGTACTGCCTGGCAATCGCCGACCTGAATCGCGACAAACGACCGGACATCATCGTCGGCTACGTGGAGCTTCCCGGATCAGTATTCTTCAACACCGGAAAGGGCCGCACCTTCCACGAGGTTCCCTGGAACGACGGCAAAGGCACCGTGTATGGCCTGGCCTTCGCCGACTTTGATGGAGACGGCTGGCCCGAGATCGTGGCGGCGCGTTCCGATGCTCCCAATGGCATCTGGTTCAACACGAAGCCGATTGGTGGGCGTTGA